From Streptomyces sp. HUAS MG91, the proteins below share one genomic window:
- a CDS encoding FadR/GntR family transcriptional regulator, whose product MTTQDRGLHARVLDSLGPAITSGEYPAGSVLRTDELAQRFEVSRSVMREAVRVLESMNLVTSRRRVGVTVLPAPEWNVYDPRVIRWRLAGTDRPRQLRSLTVLRSAVEPVAAGLAARHATAEQCARLTECALGMVATSRGQQLEKYLIHDIEFHRTVLNASGNEMFAHLGDLVAEVLSGRTHHQVMFEDPDPAAVTLHVRVADAVREGDAARAESLTREIAEGALQELDILAP is encoded by the coding sequence ATGACCACTCAGGACCGTGGGCTGCACGCCCGTGTACTGGACAGCCTCGGTCCCGCCATCACCTCGGGGGAGTACCCGGCGGGGAGCGTGTTGCGCACGGACGAACTGGCGCAGCGGTTCGAGGTGTCGCGTTCGGTGATGCGCGAGGCGGTACGGGTCCTGGAGTCGATGAACCTGGTGACCTCGCGGCGCCGGGTGGGCGTGACGGTGCTGCCGGCGCCGGAGTGGAACGTCTACGACCCGCGGGTCATCCGCTGGCGCCTGGCCGGCACCGACCGGCCCCGCCAGCTGCGCTCGCTCACGGTGCTGCGCTCGGCGGTGGAGCCGGTGGCGGCGGGGCTCGCCGCCCGGCACGCCACGGCCGAGCAGTGCGCGCGGCTCACCGAGTGCGCGCTGGGCATGGTGGCCACGTCACGCGGGCAGCAGCTGGAGAAGTACCTGATCCACGACATCGAGTTCCACCGCACGGTGCTGAACGCCTCCGGCAACGAGATGTTCGCCCATCTCGGCGATCTGGTCGCCGAGGTCCTCTCGGGCCGCACCCATCACCAGGTCATGTTCGAGGACCCGGACCCGGCGGCGGTCACCCTCCACGTACGGGTCGCGGACGCCGTGCGCGAGGGCGACGCGGCCCGCGCCGAGTCCCTGACCCGGGAAATCGCCGAGGGCGCCTTGCAGGAACTGGACATCCTCGCCCCCTGA
- a CDS encoding gluconokinase, with translation MSTPHVVVVMGVAGTGKTTIGPLLAERLGVPYAEGDDFHPEANIAKMSAGTPLTDDDRWPWLDAIGEWAHGRAGLGGVASSSALKRAYRDRLRAAAPGVVFVHLTGDRALIEDRMSHRQGHFMPTALLDSQFATLQPLGPDEAGVEVDVAGSPEEIADRAVLALAALDSAPTDQ, from the coding sequence ATGAGCACCCCCCACGTCGTCGTGGTCATGGGCGTGGCAGGTACCGGCAAGACGACGATCGGTCCCCTGCTCGCCGAGCGGCTCGGCGTTCCCTACGCCGAGGGCGACGACTTCCACCCCGAGGCCAACATCGCCAAGATGTCGGCCGGCACCCCCCTGACCGACGACGACCGCTGGCCCTGGCTGGACGCCATCGGCGAGTGGGCGCACGGCCGGGCGGGGCTCGGCGGGGTGGCCTCCAGCTCCGCGCTGAAGCGGGCCTACCGCGACCGGCTGCGGGCGGCGGCCCCCGGGGTGGTCTTCGTCCACCTCACCGGCGACCGCGCGCTCATCGAGGACCGGATGTCGCACCGGCAGGGTCACTTCATGCCGACCGCGCTGCTCGACTCGCAGTTCGCCACGCTCCAGCCGCTCGGGCCGGACGAGGCGGGCGTCGAGGTCGATGTCGCGGGCTCCCCGGAGGAGATCGCCGACCGGGCCGTGCTGGCCCTGGCCGCGCTCGACTCCGCCCCCACGGACCAGTAG
- a CDS encoding gluconate:H+ symporter has protein sequence MTSLSVEMLAADAVEPITSAGHAQLGIAVLAGIAVIVLLITKFKVHAFLALTIGSLALGAFAGAPLDKVITSFSGGLGSTVAGVGVLIALGAILGKLLADSGGADQIVDTILAKAGKSGGKAMPWAMVLIAAVIGLPLFFEVGIVLLIPVVLMVAKRGNYSLMRIGIPALAGLSVMHGLIPPHPGPLVAIDAVHANLGITLALGIVVAIPTVIIAGPVFSKYAAKWVDVSAPDKMIPARASEQLEKRPSFGASVVTILLPVVMMLAKALVDIVVDNPDATVQRTFDVIGNPLTALLVAVVVAMFTLGRAAGFTKGKLQETTEKSLAPIAGVLLIVGAGGGFKQTLIDSGVGQMVLDISKDWSIPTLLLAWLIAVVIRLATGSATVATVSAAGLVAPLAAGMTDTHTALLVLAIGAGSLFFSHVNDAGFWLVKEYFGLSVGQTVKTWSVMETIISVVAGGLVLLLSLVL, from the coding sequence GTGACCAGTCTCAGCGTCGAGATGCTGGCAGCGGACGCCGTCGAGCCGATCACCTCCGCTGGCCATGCCCAGCTCGGGATCGCCGTGCTCGCCGGCATCGCCGTCATCGTCCTGCTCATCACGAAGTTCAAGGTCCACGCCTTCCTGGCGCTGACCATCGGCTCGCTCGCGCTCGGCGCGTTCGCCGGGGCCCCGCTCGACAAGGTGATCACCAGCTTCAGCGGCGGACTCGGCTCCACCGTGGCCGGTGTCGGTGTGCTGATCGCGCTCGGCGCGATCCTCGGCAAGCTGCTCGCCGACTCAGGCGGCGCCGACCAGATCGTCGACACCATCCTGGCCAAGGCCGGGAAGTCGGGCGGGAAGGCCATGCCGTGGGCGATGGTCCTGATCGCCGCCGTGATCGGCCTGCCGCTCTTCTTCGAGGTCGGCATCGTGCTGCTGATCCCGGTCGTGCTGATGGTCGCCAAGCGCGGCAACTACTCGCTGATGCGCATCGGCATCCCGGCCCTCGCCGGCCTGTCCGTCATGCACGGTCTGATCCCGCCGCACCCCGGCCCGCTCGTCGCGATCGACGCGGTCCACGCCAATCTCGGCATCACTCTCGCGCTCGGCATCGTCGTCGCGATCCCCACGGTGATCATCGCCGGTCCGGTGTTCTCGAAGTACGCCGCCAAGTGGGTCGACGTCTCCGCTCCCGACAAGATGATCCCGGCCCGCGCCTCCGAGCAGCTGGAGAAGCGCCCCAGCTTCGGCGCCTCCGTCGTCACCATCCTGCTGCCGGTCGTGATGATGCTGGCCAAGGCCCTGGTCGACATCGTCGTGGACAACCCCGACGCCACCGTCCAGCGCACCTTCGACGTGATCGGCAACCCGTTGACGGCCCTGCTCGTCGCCGTCGTCGTGGCCATGTTCACCCTGGGCCGGGCCGCCGGCTTCACCAAGGGCAAGCTGCAGGAGACCACCGAGAAGTCCCTCGCCCCGATCGCCGGTGTGCTGCTCATCGTCGGCGCGGGCGGCGGCTTCAAGCAGACCCTGATCGACTCCGGTGTCGGCCAGATGGTCCTGGACATCTCCAAGGACTGGTCGATCCCGACCCTGCTGCTCGCCTGGCTGATCGCCGTCGTCATCCGTCTCGCCACCGGCTCGGCCACCGTCGCGACGGTCTCCGCCGCCGGACTCGTCGCGCCTCTCGCGGCCGGCATGACCGACACGCACACGGCGCTGCTCGTCCTCGCGATCGGCGCGGGTTCGCTCTTCTTCAGCCATGTCAACGACGCCGGGTTCTGGCTGGTCAAGGAGTACTTCGGGCTCAGCGTCGGGCAGACCGTGAAGACCTGGTCGGTCATGGAGACGATCATCTCCGTGGTCGCCGGTGGCCTGGTGCTGTTGTTGTCGCTGGTTCTGTAA
- a CDS encoding cytochrome b/b6 domain-containing protein translates to MHPPAEPHDRVRRFTPAERWVHRTTAALMGLCVASAACLYLPQLAELVGRRALVVTVHEWSGLLLPAPFLLGLASRAFRADLSRLNRFGRHDRVWLRAAVRRRPGPRPAGKFNAGQKLWASWLAGAVLVMLGTGLLMWFTHLAPLAWRTGSTFVHDWLALALGIVVAGHIGMAVGDPESRAGMRTGFVRREWAEREHGEWLP, encoded by the coding sequence ATGCACCCACCGGCTGAACCCCACGACCGCGTCCGCCGGTTCACCCCGGCCGAACGCTGGGTGCACCGCACGACGGCCGCCCTGATGGGCCTGTGCGTGGCCTCCGCGGCCTGCCTCTACCTCCCCCAGCTCGCCGAACTCGTCGGACGCCGCGCCCTCGTCGTCACCGTCCACGAATGGTCGGGACTGCTGCTCCCGGCGCCGTTCCTGCTCGGCCTCGCCTCCCGCGCCTTCCGCGCGGACCTGAGCCGCCTCAACCGGTTCGGCCGCCACGACAGGGTGTGGCTGCGGGCGGCGGTGCGGCGCCGGCCGGGCCCGCGCCCGGCGGGGAAGTTCAACGCGGGCCAGAAACTGTGGGCGTCCTGGCTGGCCGGCGCCGTCCTGGTGATGCTCGGCACCGGCCTGCTGATGTGGTTCACGCACCTCGCGCCGCTGGCCTGGCGCACCGGCAGCACCTTCGTGCACGACTGGCTGGCCCTCGCGCTCGGCATCGTCGTCGCCGGGCACATCGGCATGGCCGTCGGCGACCCGGAGTCCCGCGCGGGGATGCGCACCGGCTTCGTACGACGGGAGTGGGCGGAGCGGGAACACGGCGAGTGGCTGCCCTGA
- a CDS encoding molybdopterin-dependent oxidoreductase has protein sequence MLGAGALGVAAAPALQRAVESVTSKDPTGVTGLLPAGGGFRYYSVTASVPHKDERNYRLTVDGLVDRPTTYTLPELRALPQTRLLRDVQCVTGWRVPHTPFEGVRLSRILADAGVRPTARAVRLTCFDGAYSESLTLQQARRDDVLVALRMQDKDLGHTHGGPVRLYVAPMYFYKSAKWLSGITVTDEVRPGYWEDRGYDVDAWVGRSNGRGDAPTG, from the coding sequence ATGCTCGGCGCCGGCGCCCTGGGCGTCGCCGCCGCCCCCGCCCTCCAGCGCGCCGTGGAGAGCGTCACCTCCAAGGACCCCACCGGCGTCACGGGCCTGCTCCCGGCCGGCGGCGGTTTCCGCTACTACTCGGTCACCGCCTCCGTCCCGCACAAGGACGAGCGGAACTACCGGCTCACCGTCGACGGCCTCGTCGACCGCCCCACCACCTACACGCTCCCCGAACTGCGGGCCCTGCCGCAGACCCGCCTGCTGCGCGACGTCCAGTGCGTCACCGGCTGGCGGGTGCCGCACACCCCCTTCGAGGGCGTCAGACTCTCCCGGATCCTGGCCGATGCGGGCGTCCGCCCGACCGCCAGGGCCGTCCGGCTGACCTGCTTCGACGGCGCGTACAGCGAGAGCCTCACCCTCCAGCAGGCGCGCCGCGACGACGTCCTGGTGGCGCTGCGCATGCAGGACAAGGACCTCGGGCACACCCACGGCGGCCCGGTGCGGCTCTATGTGGCGCCGATGTACTTCTACAAATCCGCGAAGTGGCTCTCCGGCATCACCGTGACCGACGAGGTGCGGCCCGGCTACTGGGAGGACCGTGGATACGACGTCGACGCCTGGGTCGGCCGGTCGAACGGACGCGGCGATGCACCCACCGGCTGA
- a CDS encoding APC family permease, with product MTTGSSRTTDTAPEPGIATYRGEESALRAGRLGTAGLLLSVLAATAPLMVVAGVMPTTFAVVGAVGQPLLFLVLGVVLALFSVGYAEMSRHVHNAGAFYAYITRGLGPTAGSAAALVALLAYSSFQVGIFGIFGFEVSALAQEHLDVQIAWWIPALVAVAVVAVCGLLKIDINARVLGVLLLIEVALVVIFDIAALGDPGKEGASLHAFNPDTLSGVGVGTALCFCIAAFAGFEQAPVYAEETSRPHILVPRVMYLAVGGVAVFFAISSWALTVATGPSGIVGQARKQSAGLLFGLTEDRLGATFTDVVHVLFITGMFAAMLSFHNVVARYAFAMGREGLLPAVFGRTHSASGAPGAGSVLQTVIAAVVVLAFAVTDSGAAGDPTAPVLRLFTWGGNVGALGVILLMAVASVAVIVFFVRRGAAAAQAWRLAASAVSGIALLVIAGYTVKDFDVLVGSGPDSALNWLLPGLILLAALAGVAHSLVLRRRNPAAHARIGLGNEAFQLEKKSTS from the coding sequence ATGACCACGGGCAGTTCGAGAACCACCGACACCGCGCCGGAGCCCGGCATAGCGACCTACCGGGGAGAGGAGAGCGCGCTGCGGGCCGGCCGCCTCGGCACGGCGGGCCTGCTGCTCTCCGTGCTCGCCGCGACGGCGCCGCTCATGGTGGTGGCCGGCGTCATGCCGACCACGTTCGCCGTGGTCGGCGCGGTCGGGCAGCCGCTGCTCTTCCTCGTGCTCGGCGTCGTCCTCGCGCTGTTCAGCGTCGGCTACGCGGAGATGAGCCGGCACGTGCACAACGCCGGCGCGTTCTACGCGTACATCACCCGCGGCCTCGGCCCGACCGCCGGATCCGCGGCGGCGCTCGTCGCCCTCCTCGCCTACAGCTCCTTCCAGGTCGGCATCTTCGGGATCTTCGGCTTCGAGGTGTCCGCCCTCGCCCAGGAACACCTGGATGTACAGATCGCCTGGTGGATCCCGGCGCTGGTGGCCGTCGCCGTGGTCGCCGTCTGCGGCCTGCTGAAGATCGACATCAACGCGCGGGTGCTCGGAGTGCTGCTCCTCATCGAGGTCGCCCTCGTGGTGATCTTCGACATCGCGGCGCTCGGCGACCCCGGCAAGGAGGGCGCCTCCCTGCACGCCTTCAACCCCGACACGCTCTCCGGGGTCGGCGTCGGCACCGCCCTGTGCTTCTGCATCGCGGCGTTCGCGGGCTTCGAGCAGGCGCCGGTGTACGCGGAGGAGACCAGCCGCCCGCACATCCTCGTCCCGCGCGTGATGTACCTCGCGGTGGGCGGCGTCGCCGTGTTCTTCGCGATCAGCTCCTGGGCGCTCACGGTCGCCACCGGCCCCTCGGGGATCGTCGGCCAGGCCCGGAAGCAGTCGGCGGGCCTGCTCTTCGGCCTCACCGAGGACCGGCTCGGCGCCACCTTCACGGACGTCGTGCACGTCCTGTTCATCACCGGCATGTTCGCGGCGATGCTCAGCTTCCACAACGTCGTCGCGCGGTACGCGTTCGCCATGGGCCGCGAGGGGCTGCTGCCCGCCGTCTTCGGCCGCACCCACAGCGCGAGCGGGGCGCCCGGCGCCGGTTCGGTGCTCCAGACGGTCATCGCGGCGGTCGTCGTCCTGGCCTTCGCCGTCACCGACTCCGGCGCCGCGGGGGACCCGACGGCGCCCGTCCTGCGCCTGTTCACCTGGGGCGGCAACGTGGGCGCCCTCGGCGTCATCCTGCTCATGGCCGTCGCGTCGGTCGCGGTCATCGTCTTCTTCGTCCGGCGCGGGGCGGCTGCCGCCCAGGCCTGGCGACTCGCCGCCTCCGCGGTGTCGGGCATCGCCCTGCTGGTCATCGCGGGCTACACGGTCAAGGACTTCGACGTCCTGGTCGGCTCCGGCCCCGACTCGGCCCTGAACTGGCTGCTCCCCGGCCTGATCCTGCTGGCCGCCCTGGCCGGCGTCGCCCACAGCCTGGTCCTCCGCCGCCGCAACCCGGCGGCCCACGCCCGGATCGGCCTGGGCAACGAGGCCTTCCAGCTGGAGAAGAAGAGCACCTCGTAG
- a CDS encoding DMT family transporter: protein MSVLVLVLAVSAAFCLGTGFVLQQNAAAHAPLGDFLSPRLLLDLVRVPRWLGGIGLMVCGMVLGAIALGQGELTLVEPLLATNLLFALMLSRRQTRQPLGRQGWAGLLLLAGGVTAFIVAGQPRGGSAVTDPLRHWLIIGVMVGTALLLAALAKRSRLSPGPALLAVAAGLLYGVQDALTRVCGQRFSAGGLSAVLTGWQPYAVIALGVTGLVLVQSAFETAPLRMSLPALTAAQPLAGIVCGVGFLGDRLRTDTGALAWEAAGLAGIVVGVVLLGLHPAMPGTAARGRERAGAGV from the coding sequence GTGTCGGTCCTCGTCCTCGTCCTCGCCGTGAGCGCGGCGTTCTGCCTGGGCACCGGTTTCGTCCTCCAGCAGAACGCGGCGGCGCACGCCCCGCTGGGGGACTTCCTCTCCCCGCGCCTGCTCCTCGATCTGGTGCGGGTGCCGCGCTGGCTCGGCGGCATAGGGCTGATGGTGTGCGGCATGGTGCTCGGTGCGATCGCGCTCGGGCAGGGCGAGCTCACCCTGGTGGAGCCGCTGCTCGCCACCAATCTGCTGTTCGCGCTGATGCTGTCGCGCCGGCAGACCAGACAGCCCCTCGGCCGGCAGGGCTGGGCGGGTCTGTTGCTGCTCGCGGGCGGGGTCACGGCGTTCATCGTGGCCGGGCAGCCGCGCGGCGGCAGCGCGGTGACGGATCCGCTGCGCCACTGGCTGATCATCGGCGTGATGGTCGGCACGGCCCTGCTGCTGGCGGCGCTCGCCAAGCGGTCGCGGCTGAGCCCGGGCCCGGCGCTGCTCGCGGTGGCCGCCGGGCTGCTGTACGGGGTCCAGGACGCGCTCACCCGGGTGTGCGGGCAGCGGTTCTCGGCCGGGGGTCTCTCGGCGGTGCTCACCGGCTGGCAGCCGTACGCGGTGATCGCCCTCGGGGTGACCGGGCTCGTCCTCGTGCAGAGCGCCTTCGAGACGGCGCCGCTGCGGATGTCGCTGCCCGCGCTGACCGCCGCGCAGCCGCTGGCCGGGATCGTGTGCGGGGTGGGGTTCCTCGGGGACCGGCTGCGCACCGACACCGGGGCGCTGGCCTGGGAGGCGGCCGGGCTGGCCGGGATCGTGGTGGGCGTGGTGCTTCTCGGGCTGCATCCCGCGATGCCGGGCACGGCCGCGCGGGGGCGGGAGCGGGCGGGAGCCGGGGTCTAG
- a CDS encoding NUDIX domain-containing protein produces the protein MSSAEEILDIVDEHDNVVGQAPRGEAYARGLRHRCAFILARNPAGEVFVHRRTATKLVFPGMYDMFVGGVVGAGETYDEAALREAEEELGVSGLPQPTPLFRFLYEGDGSRGSWWSAVYEVTFDLPVRPQAEEIDWHAFLGLDELEARLGEWAWTPDGLAAFDRWRAHR, from the coding sequence ATGAGTTCCGCTGAAGAGATTCTGGACATCGTCGACGAGCACGACAACGTCGTCGGGCAGGCCCCGCGCGGCGAGGCGTACGCGCGGGGGCTGCGTCACCGGTGCGCGTTCATCCTGGCGCGGAACCCGGCCGGCGAGGTGTTCGTGCACCGGCGCACCGCCACCAAACTGGTCTTCCCCGGGATGTACGACATGTTCGTCGGGGGTGTCGTCGGCGCGGGCGAGACCTACGACGAGGCCGCGCTGCGCGAGGCCGAGGAGGAGCTGGGGGTCAGCGGGCTGCCGCAGCCGACCCCGCTGTTCCGGTTCCTGTACGAGGGTGACGGCTCGCGGGGTTCCTGGTGGTCGGCCGTGTACGAGGTCACCTTCGATCTTCCGGTGCGGCCGCAGGCCGAGGAGATCGACTGGCACGCGTTCCTCGGCCTGGACGAGCTGGAGGCGCGGCTCGGCGAGTGGGCGTGGACGCCGGACGGGCTGGCCGCCTTCGACCGGTGGCGGGCGCACCGGTGA
- a CDS encoding DUF202 domain-containing protein: MIDFVRSIRLWFAPERIRDEGDTPDYRFSLANERTFLAWVRTALALIGGGFAVDQFLPDLRWGWRVGLALALLASGVLCSLRAVSHWVRCERAMRRGEDLPASRFPAVLSVVVALVAVAMVVVVLVGWEG, translated from the coding sequence GTGATCGATTTCGTACGCAGCATCCGCCTCTGGTTCGCGCCCGAGCGGATCAGGGACGAGGGCGATACGCCCGACTACCGCTTCTCGCTCGCCAACGAGCGGACCTTTCTCGCCTGGGTGCGGACGGCGCTCGCGCTGATCGGCGGCGGGTTCGCGGTGGACCAGTTCCTGCCCGATCTGCGGTGGGGGTGGCGGGTGGGGCTCGCGCTGGCGCTGCTCGCGTCCGGGGTGCTCTGTTCGCTGCGGGCCGTGAGTCACTGGGTGCGGTGCGAGCGGGCGATGCGGCGGGGCGAGGATCTGCCCGCCTCGCGCTTTCCCGCCGTGCTCAGTGTCGTGGTGGCGCTGGTCGCCGTGGCCATGGTCGTGGTGGTGCTCGTGGGCTGGGAGGGGTGA
- a CDS encoding DUF202 domain-containing protein has protein sequence MQPARTRLAWRRTTLSCTVAAVLAVKTVLHGEAGAVEWTAAALVLVVWLGFLAVAHRRITGLALHEVAPPVMSVRGAVTATLCTVALAVFAVALVV, from the coding sequence TTGCAGCCGGCCCGGACCCGGCTGGCGTGGCGGCGCACCACGCTGTCGTGCACCGTGGCGGCCGTGCTCGCCGTCAAGACCGTGCTGCACGGGGAGGCCGGGGCGGTCGAGTGGACGGCTGCCGCGCTGGTGCTTGTGGTGTGGCTGGGGTTTCTGGCCGTGGCGCATCGCCGGATCACCGGGCTGGCGCTGCACGAGGTGGCTCCGCCGGTGATGTCGGTGCGGGGGGCTGTGACGGCGACGTTGTGCACGGTGGCGCTGGCCGTCTTCGCGGTGGCCCTGGTGGTGTGA
- a CDS encoding phosphotransferase family protein: MSHPPGLDLDQLRAHLDRERPGLVGGPLSGRLIEGGRSNLTYEVSDGTSKWVVRRPPLGHVLATAHDMKREHRVIAALHDTPVPVPEALLLCEDDSVVGAPFYVMEFVDGTPYRTAEQLAPLGAERTRAAVLGLVDTLVDLHAVDPAESGLGDFGRPDGFLDRQLRRWGKQLDASRNRELPGIDELHAALGRSLPGSPAPTIVHGDYRLDNVLVRQDADGVDRIKAVLDWEMSTLGDPLTDLGLLAMYSARLELPDSPISTTASAAGHPAPAELIERYAARSGRDVSAVSWYTAFAWFKLAVILEGIHYRYTLGQTVGAGFDRIGELVPVFIEHGTDTLQKG; this comes from the coding sequence ATGAGTCACCCACCAGGCCTCGACCTCGACCAGCTGCGCGCCCACCTCGATCGCGAGCGGCCCGGCCTGGTCGGCGGGCCGCTGTCCGGGCGGCTCATCGAGGGCGGGCGGTCCAATCTCACGTACGAGGTGAGCGACGGCACGTCGAAGTGGGTGGTCCGCCGCCCGCCGCTCGGCCACGTGCTGGCCACCGCGCACGACATGAAGCGCGAGCACCGGGTCATCGCCGCGCTGCACGACACCCCGGTACCGGTGCCCGAGGCGCTGCTGCTGTGCGAGGACGACAGCGTGGTCGGAGCGCCGTTCTACGTCATGGAGTTCGTCGACGGCACGCCCTACCGGACCGCGGAGCAGCTCGCCCCGCTCGGCGCCGAGCGGACCCGCGCCGCGGTGCTCGGCCTCGTCGACACCCTGGTCGATCTGCACGCGGTGGACCCGGCCGAGTCGGGTCTCGGCGACTTCGGCCGGCCCGACGGCTTCCTCGACCGCCAGCTGCGGCGCTGGGGCAAGCAGCTGGACGCCTCCCGCAACCGCGAGCTGCCCGGCATCGACGAGCTGCACGCGGCCCTCGGGCGCTCGCTGCCCGGCTCCCCCGCCCCGACGATCGTGCACGGCGACTACCGGCTGGACAACGTCCTGGTCCGGCAGGATGCCGACGGCGTCGACCGGATCAAGGCCGTGCTCGACTGGGAGATGTCGACGCTCGGCGATCCGCTGACCGACCTGGGCCTGCTGGCGATGTACAGCGCCCGGCTCGAACTGCCCGACTCCCCCATCTCCACGACCGCCTCGGCCGCCGGGCACCCGGCCCCGGCCGAGCTGATCGAGCGGTACGCCGCGCGCTCGGGGCGCGACGTGTCCGCGGTCTCCTGGTACACGGCGTTCGCCTGGTTCAAGCTCGCCGTGATCCTCGAGGGCATCCACTACCGCTACACGCTCGGTCAGACGGTCGGCGCCGGGTTCGACCGGATCGGCGAGCTGGTCCCGGTCTTCATCGAGCACGGCACCGACACCCTCCAGAAAGGCTGA
- a CDS encoding acyl-CoA dehydrogenase family protein, producing the protein MDFAFDARTEELRGKLLAFMDEHVHPAEAVAAEQRAALGSPWETPAVVEDLKAEARRQGLWNLFLPDAEHGAGLTNLQYAPLAEITGRSPQLAPTALNCAAPDTGNMEVLAQFGDDAQKKQWLEPLLAGEIRSAFAMTEPEVASSDATNITTRIERDGDDYVITGRKFYISGAMNPNCKIFIVMGKTDPDGPDIRRQQSMVLVPRDTPGVEVRRAMTVFGYEDHWHGGHAEVIFDQARVPASNLIGEEGGGFGIAQARLGPGRIHHCMRLIGMAERAIDLMCQRAVARTAFGKPLAQQGVVQEWIADARVAVEQLRLLVLKTAWLMDTVGNRGAHTEIQSIKIATPRTVVDIIDKAVQLYGAGGVSQDYPLAELWAGARTLRLADGPDEVHQRSLARRELKRFL; encoded by the coding sequence ATGGACTTCGCATTCGACGCCCGTACCGAGGAGCTGCGCGGCAAGCTCCTCGCCTTCATGGACGAGCACGTCCACCCGGCCGAGGCGGTCGCCGCCGAGCAGCGCGCCGCGCTGGGCTCGCCGTGGGAGACCCCGGCCGTGGTCGAGGACCTGAAGGCCGAGGCACGTCGGCAGGGCCTGTGGAATCTCTTCCTGCCCGATGCCGAGCACGGCGCCGGGCTCACCAACCTCCAGTACGCGCCGCTGGCCGAGATCACCGGCCGCAGCCCGCAGTTGGCGCCGACCGCGCTGAACTGCGCGGCCCCCGACACCGGGAACATGGAGGTGCTCGCCCAGTTCGGTGACGACGCGCAGAAGAAGCAGTGGCTTGAGCCGCTGCTCGCCGGGGAGATCCGCTCCGCGTTCGCGATGACCGAGCCGGAGGTCGCCTCCTCCGACGCCACGAACATCACGACCCGGATCGAGCGCGACGGCGACGACTACGTCATCACGGGCCGGAAGTTCTACATCTCCGGCGCGATGAACCCGAACTGCAAGATCTTCATCGTGATGGGCAAGACCGACCCCGACGGCCCCGACATCCGCCGCCAGCAGTCGATGGTGCTCGTGCCGCGCGACACCCCGGGTGTGGAAGTACGGCGCGCCATGACGGTGTTCGGGTACGAGGACCACTGGCACGGCGGGCACGCCGAGGTGATCTTCGATCAGGCCCGGGTGCCGGCGAGCAACCTGATCGGCGAGGAGGGCGGCGGCTTCGGCATCGCCCAGGCGCGGCTCGGTCCGGGCCGCATCCACCACTGCATGCGGCTGATCGGCATGGCCGAGCGGGCCATCGACCTGATGTGCCAGCGGGCCGTGGCGCGCACCGCGTTCGGCAAGCCGCTCGCCCAGCAGGGCGTCGTGCAGGAGTGGATCGCCGACGCGCGGGTGGCCGTGGAGCAGTTGCGGCTGCTGGTGCTCAAGACGGCCTGGCTGATGGACACCGTGGGCAACCGGGGCGCCCACACCGAGATCCAGTCCATCAAGATCGCGACTCCGCGGACCGTGGTCGACATCATCGACAAGGCGGTGCAGTTGTACGGGGCCGGTGGGGTGTCGCAGGACTATCCGCTGGCGGAGCTGTGGGCGGGGGCGCGGACGCTGCGCTTGGCCGACGGCCCGGACGAGGTGCACCAGCGGTCGCTGGCCCGGCGGGAGTTGAAGCGGTTCCTGTAG